The following are encoded together in the Falsiruegeria litorea R37 genome:
- a CDS encoding adenylate/guanylate cyclase domain-containing protein — protein sequence MRFPLRLKFFVFAVLLAVGPLALVGQNLTQLSRDELKSAANEDLTTVAAQLRTAFDNTFEGRWLTPLVVIRNGVDSNELGVPQKVSLLTLGLAELPQVVALQLSVEGSDLPILVTNTTFADKLTHAGLDPVEILATSPDLIKVFEGTGQFGLPVVSRVPETGDWLATLALPLTTQIAGRQVTMAAKIELSTLGDMVRRHPFAQRGEITIVDQAGRRVLGDEPDLLIKRQIVASTMPLIVAGARADALEPYVRPNGMAMLGAYAFPDWFQWAVITELSEENAYAVVNAITRQILVVGLIGFAIAAVGALIFARQLTRPILAIGEVAEKVGEGDFAARVEDVRARDEIGDLARRINQMIAHLGERMELMKFVSHGTMSAIQKAEAEGMERGGERRRISVIFTDIRGYTEFSERVPPEVVIEVLNQYFDVQADIVTEYGGDVDKFIGDALVAVFEGEGMELRAVECAVGITQAMARLLEEHPEHNLHVGIGVASGEVVMGAMGARDRMDFTVLGSTVNLSARLCSKAEPDQVLVDQATRDAARGQNGVHFDMLEPIPLKGYADPVSAFSATRS from the coding sequence ATGAGATTCCCTTTGCGCCTCAAGTTCTTTGTCTTTGCCGTTTTGCTTGCCGTCGGCCCTCTGGCCCTGGTTGGGCAGAATTTGACACAGCTGTCGCGGGATGAACTCAAGAGTGCGGCCAACGAGGATCTGACCACTGTGGCCGCGCAGCTGCGCACGGCGTTTGACAACACCTTCGAAGGACGTTGGCTGACACCCCTGGTTGTGATCCGCAATGGGGTGGACAGCAATGAGTTGGGTGTGCCGCAAAAGGTGTCGCTGCTGACCTTGGGTTTGGCCGAGCTGCCGCAAGTTGTAGCGCTTCAACTGTCGGTCGAAGGATCAGACCTGCCCATTTTGGTCACCAACACGACCTTTGCGGACAAGTTGACCCACGCAGGACTGGATCCTGTGGAAATCCTCGCAACGTCTCCGGATCTGATCAAGGTTTTTGAAGGCACAGGACAATTCGGCCTGCCGGTTGTGAGCCGTGTTCCCGAAACCGGCGACTGGCTGGCCACGCTCGCCCTGCCGCTCACCACGCAGATCGCGGGTCGTCAGGTGACGATGGCGGCGAAGATCGAACTCTCGACGTTGGGCGACATGGTACGCCGACATCCCTTTGCGCAACGTGGCGAGATTACCATCGTCGATCAAGCGGGGCGTCGGGTTCTGGGCGATGAACCCGATCTTTTGATCAAGCGTCAGATTGTGGCTTCGACCATGCCCTTGATCGTAGCGGGGGCCCGCGCAGACGCTCTGGAGCCCTACGTGCGTCCCAATGGGATGGCGATGCTTGGGGCTTATGCCTTTCCGGATTGGTTCCAATGGGCCGTGATTACCGAACTCAGCGAGGAGAATGCCTATGCCGTGGTCAACGCGATCACACGGCAGATCCTTGTTGTGGGTTTGATCGGCTTTGCCATTGCTGCCGTAGGGGCGTTGATTTTTGCGCGCCAATTGACCCGCCCGATCCTGGCCATCGGCGAAGTGGCCGAGAAAGTGGGCGAGGGCGATTTTGCAGCCCGTGTTGAAGATGTCCGCGCGCGGGACGAGATCGGTGATCTGGCCCGCCGCATCAACCAGATGATTGCCCATCTGGGCGAGCGAATGGAACTGATGAAATTTGTCTCGCATGGCACCATGTCGGCCATCCAGAAAGCCGAGGCCGAAGGTATGGAACGTGGGGGAGAGCGACGGCGGATCTCGGTCATCTTTACCGACATCCGCGGCTATACCGAGTTCTCGGAACGCGTCCCGCCCGAAGTGGTGATCGAAGTGCTGAACCAGTATTTTGATGTGCAGGCCGATATCGTCACCGAATATGGCGGCGACGTGGACAAGTTCATTGGCGACGCTCTGGTTGCGGTCTTCGAGGGAGAGGGCATGGAGCTCCGCGCGGTCGAATGTGCCGTGGGGATCACACAGGCAATGGCGCGGCTGCTGGAAGAACATCCAGAACACAACCTGCATGTGGGCATCGGTGTGGCGTCCGGAGAGGTGGTCATGGGGGCTATGGGCGCGCGAGATCGCATGGATTTCACCGTGCTGGGATCAACCGTGAACCTCTCGGCTCGGCTCTGCTCCAAGGCCGAACCGGATCAGGTACTGGTGGATCAGGCCACCCGGGATGCGGCGCGCGGGCAAAACGGCGTTCATTTCGATATGTTGGAGCCAATCCCGCTCAAAGGGTACGCCGACCCGGTGTCCGCCTTTTCCGCCACGCGCAGCTGA
- a CDS encoding DUF3307 domain-containing protein translates to MALPELVSSVLLLFSLLMVKHMFADFYLQTPKMLSGRCQYWHLGRAQHAGVHGVGSILVFLIMGAPLAFIAIVVVLEWVVHFNIDFGKASYSEKKELNPTQGAFWRAVGLDQCLHNLTYVAMTWAWVTYAA, encoded by the coding sequence ATGGCTTTGCCTGAACTGGTCAGCTCTGTGCTGTTGCTCTTTAGCTTGCTGATGGTCAAGCACATGTTTGCGGATTTCTATTTGCAGACACCTAAAATGCTGTCTGGTCGTTGCCAGTATTGGCATCTGGGGCGTGCGCAACATGCGGGCGTTCATGGGGTGGGCTCGATCCTGGTGTTCCTGATCATGGGTGCGCCTTTGGCATTCATTGCGATTGTGGTCGTGCTTGAATGGGTGGTTCATTTCAACATCGACTTTGGTAAGGCCAGCTATTCCGAGAAGAAAGAGCTCAACCCGACGCAAGGCGCGTTCTGGCGGGCAGTCGGGCTGGATCAATGCCTGCACAATCTGACCTATGTGGCGATGACCTGGGCTTGGGTCACCTACGCTGCCTGA